The Hydra vulgaris chromosome 14, alternate assembly HydraT2T_AEP genome includes the window TCCATTTTGAAGGTTTATCACAACAATATTAtgcattaataaattatatattttaggaCTTGAATTACATTATCTGgcaagataatttttaaatatccgGGTATTTGATATTTGGTcagataatgaaaaaatattatctggGACACccctactttttaaaatattctatcAATCAATTTCACCTGAAAATTGCTTCTTCATTAAacaatcaaaagtttttgaatttcaaaGTCTTCTTTTCAATTCAATTGATTtgttaaagctttaaaaatgattaacacTAACTTCATACCTTGTTAAGTTATGTGATATTTGCTGAACCAATAATTCTCATAATTTCATGGATAGCTGTTTGATTGACAGTTTACATGACCCTTTATAActatttcttgaatattatggTTTGTAAGAGTTTGAGGCCAATCAGAAATTTCTTCAATATTTGTACAAAAAAGAGAGCACACAATTAAATTTGCAGAAACAGTGTTTTGAAGTTGGCTTCCGATGGCTCCTTAATTTTGCTAGATACTCTGTTTTGGCTCAATTCTTTACCCTCCATCTCAACTTCCTGTTCTCTGATTTcatttgaaattatttcatATGGAAAAGTATTCAGCATCATTCTTAGAGCTAtaaattgtttcttaaaaacttaaaaagtatcTAGTTTAGTTTGGTTTTTATCAcatcttttctgttttttttagcCGTTTTAGATAATACTGAAAACctgacaacttttttattttatccattTTCTAGAAGTTTAAcgataataaaagttatataagttTCTCTGCgctaaataatatttgtaacttAAATCAGGTTAGATAattcttaatatattttaattatcattactttttattttaaaattgttaagttactgatattaaaaaaaaaaaaaaatcaagaacatataataacaactgatcataacaatataataactgtgataataaagttattatgataatattgaaaataacatTGTGATgtgataatattaaaattaagattaaaattaaaacaattaaattgcAAATTAAAACAAGCAAATTCTATTGATACTAAAATATGATAAGCAAAAAAGTATTGTGGAATTTTCTATATAggcactttaaaagaaaaatgttatcaaatattaaatattgaaatatcgatgtaattttaaatgtatataaataatgatcaaatattgttagaacaacattttttttgaaaattattcatttacaattgatttaaaaatttaccgCCCCTAGCTGCCTGTGTGCATTGCACACACGACCAGCcggcactgtatatataaataaaagattcatgtctattaaattagttttttataatttgtttaaaaaacaataaaacttgattagtttcctcaattaaatttttattttaaaaacaaagagtCATTAAGAGACAGTAAATATACAAAAAGCAAATCTacttatatctatataaaaaaaaaatacttatattagaagcaaaaaattatcaaatgaatcaaaactaaaaaaattaaacacaattCAATAGGCGTACAAAGTTAAGCTAAACTTTTAGCATTAatgtttaatcatttaaaagtgCTACTCTAATGTATTGTAATttaatgtatatgtaaataattaaaaaataaaataaaaaaggtgatATACTTGAATCAGTCAACTGCCagaaaatttctttaacaattgTGTGCAAAGTGATGAGGATAATAAGTCAAATAATGTAACATCTGaatgataataaattaatcCTTATTCAACAAGatggtaaacaaaaaaatctattaaattcATATTCTTATCACATAATGAACTCAAGATAGAACtcaacaaacataaaaaattataaaattaatagtaaaattgttattttgtttgaattttaactattaacagtttaaattatttttttttccacacacacacacacacacacacacacacacacacacacacacacacacacacacatgcacgcacacacatacacacacagacacaaatatatatatatatatatatatatatatatatatatatatatatatatatatatatatatatatatatataaattgataactaatttaaaaaactaattcacatcaaagcattaaaaacttataaactttGATGGTGTAGtgattaaaacataaaacatatttgAAGATGTTGAATTTGCTATAACTCAGTTTTAGTAAAACTACCTAAATTTTAGTTGAATtactaattttgtaaattttttcttcaacgTTTAATTTGAGTTATCATTGTTTAACTTACTTTGACATTTGAAATGGaggaagtattttttttttacagaaaaaaggtaaaaaatagactaaagaggaaaaaaaaaacaagtaaaaattgtttagtagaagattaaaaaaataataaagtgaaaacaataaataatataaattgaaGAAAAGCATTAAACAAACAGAACCAAAagcaaagttaaaagaaaaaatgttcgtaattcgaaaataaaaaacttaaataatttaataaaaaacaaaaacaatttctaagttttattaattcacGTTGTTtgcattgtttatattgttgtgtattttttatactgttgtgaatttctatattttgtttatattgtcGTGTATTTTTGAGCATTGTTTATACTAAGGTGTACATttgtgtattgtttatatagtcctgtatttatttttttttgtggtgttgttgctaattatttttattattgctgctttttatatttgttgCTACTATACAAgtgatttcatattttttgtctcaacataatatttaaatacgtcctttcgttttttttttaattttctatcaTCCTTCTGATCGTTAAACATGGTGTTATCTCACTCATTCATTATCTCTCATGTCCGCTCAtttactttttcctttttttatgttattagtCTTGTTAGCTGTTAGTCTtgctttttttgatattaatgatcttctttttattgatttttttggtCACTATCTATAAActactttttgttgtttgttttttttttgctttaatatttcaaaaattaaataatttaataaaaaaaactttgataaagtGCTtgataaaattcatattttatctaatcacaaggtataaaaaaaagttattctgaTGTGTCTAACTAACAGCGCaaggcaatttaaaaaatgtagttctttgaaatacatatagatcgttaataatgtaaaatttatgttttgggtataataatttttagttagtttGTTTAGCTTTTGTACTTTGATATAAATTCAAACGCACGTGGTAAAAGCCCTTATAAAAATGTCTCGTTTTCACACAAAAATACTACACGTTTTGATTCTTAAAGTATATAATCGTCATTCacactaaaatttaaaatatatattaccaatgtggaaattaaatataaagtttgctTGACGTTTTTAACAGTTAATAACTTCTTTCATAACATACGTATATTTGAgagaaataaagcaacaataaaattagtattataaGTCTTACTGATCttcaaacataattaaaatgCAGTTGTTATTATCAATTCTAGTTATATTATCTGCatcttttgtaaaaagtaagaaatgtttgtttattatttaaaattaaattattaatttgtatgcttaaatttaataataatcataataatcataataaataatagttattattattataatgacagcaaaataatgatattaatagtaatgatagtaataataaaagtagcattaatattataagtaaaaataataacaactacAATATtagcagtaataataataataatattaataataaatataaattgaaaacatCAATTTGACAAAGTAAAAATGGTTCCAACATTtagtagtaaaatatttctatttattttatttgataaagttttggtttaaaaataaaataatttataaattatagaataaattatttcgtcaacttgatgtttttatttaacatttatatattatgtattatagaTGGCCTTAAAAGTATAGTGATAAAATCTATCATGGTATTTTCCCAGTTAAATAATTACTGTGATATAATCTTGTTATTTTACCATCTGAATTTCGGTATTTTACAACTTGGAATGGCATTTTATGacttaaactttattgtttttacttcagaaatgttattttacaatgtaaaaaatatttaattgatatttttgcaACAGATTGATCAAGTGGATGCATCAACTGAATAATACTTAGTTCTTTCTAAAATtcttagttaaaatttttgtgtttgaaCCTGagatttaagttgtttttataactatttgcaaaataaaatttttctaaaaaaacttttgtagattatttaaaattttttaccaacACAATTATAGGTAGAATTATTTTGTAAGTCTTTAAGaatatttctatgttttttaaaaatacaagtttcTTTCATTTTACAGTTTTCTAAttgattttacatttacattttttaactttattttttttacattttaaacatgCCTTAAAAAGTAGtgaaaattacaattttattgtcaaattatctttattttgaaaataggtGAATCATGCACTACTCCTTCAGTTGTTGTTCATACCTATACTTCTAGGAGCATAGCATTATCTACAGAAGTTGATTATATAGCTGATTTTTCTGTTAAATGCAAAGAGGGTAGTAATCGATTAAACTTATATGCTGAATTAGAGCCAGGTCATATAGTACCAGTTGCTTACAATGATGCCAATAATCAGTATCAAGTAAGTTTatccttataaaatttttgtatactcATGTACAGTTTGCatcacaaattttattttattgtaatttcatTTTGAGGTGAGTTGGTCAAAACCTCACAAAACAGCTGTTGTTGGAACAACAAGTGTAAGAGTCTTCAATGATGAAGGGCTCTCTGCATATAGAAAGGTAAGCCTTAAGTATGTTGCAAATATGCATGTTACAAAATATGTATGTGACAAAGGTATGactattaaaatcattaaatatgaAGTACTTAACTCACTGTCActagaaagaaaaagaaaattcaagattagtttttgactaaaaatatcaagtaaaaataatacgctttttaaacatattattgttttaataaatagcaataaaaagagccaaccaaaatttatatagaaagCCAAaccataaaaaactataatcaaccaaataaattataaaaaagcatatacAAAATAAGTAGTCTAagttaattatttcaatattatttctaCTTAAACTTTGTTCACACAATTACTTATCTATTTTGTTTGGTCTGGTATATTCAAAAGAATGTGAACTCTTTGTTTTtagaaactaaatatataaatctactttaaaatgttaaatctcACTACTAAGGCCTACAGCCATAAGCTGTAATTcttggtaatttaaaaaaaatagcgctcaatatttttaaagaacaaaacaGTAATAATTTAGTGTGTGtctctgtgtgtgtgtgtgtgtgtgtgtgtgtgtgtgtgtgtgtgtgtgtgtgtgtgtgtgtatatgtatgtatgtatttattgcCAACCTTAGAGGTTAGATGTTGGCATCATGTCAGCAAAATAGTCAATTTTGTCTCTTATTTTCACAGTGTTAACATTTGTAGTGTTGgtcacaattatttttttaaatcccaTTAATCATATTCAAATGTTCTTGAAGTCCTTCAAAAATTGTCTCtcagtttcaatttttcaatgttattgAATTTAGCTTAACCAGTCTTTTATCATTCTTTTAACTactatttgatattttactGTAGCAACCTTTTTCCCATCAAAATGCAAACATTGGTTCTCAACCTAAAGTTCTTTTCtctgattattttgtaattttttactttctctgATGACTTATTTATGGATTGCTGGTGGAGTTGGTGCAGGAAGATTGACACTAATTATCTGAAGTTGTTGACACATTATAGCAGCATTTCATGTACTCAAATTTTCTCAACTAACCAATTTAATAGCCTTGAatgttctctgtttaattttgTCTTCACTAATATTTGTTGATTATAAGGTTATATAATTAATGTCACCGTCTCTTTTTTctgttttggaaaatttaaaTTGGCCCAAaagctaattttaatttttttagaatagatAAAAGAGTGGTGCTTTTTCTTACGTTATCTTacataaatttatgttatttttaaatttgctaaataatttaggCTGAACGTAATAACGAAGGAACAGATAAAGTTGAAGCTCTTCTTAAAGTGGAAGTTTATCATCCCgtatgtttttattcaaactttggTACGAATGTTGTTTTATGttgtagttatttttacttgtattttattttagggtGTCTCTCGAGAGGGTTTATTTGTGCAGACCGAATTCCTTGCTGTTGTTGTTGCCCTTCTTGTTTGGTGGATGGGTAATTCGTGGAGAAGTcaaattatggaataaaatgtCAATGgttttacaattttatgtaAAGTACCTTAGTAAAACacttagtttttataattgctAGAAGAtataagtgaatttttttattcagtggaacaactaaaaaattaacgtttaaaaaatgtctttattaaCGGTGtgcgttaaaaaaataaattattttaatttttttttattttaagttgttcaCGCCAAAAACGCTAATATTGTTATAAGAATGggtgggttttttttttaaatttctgttaTCTTAAAATAATGAAAGCGAAGTAGTAATACTGCCTCTATTTTTACCTAGTCTAAGTACTAGCGAGTGATTAGTAAATCATCATCCATCCTTTTGAGCTTGGAGCCCAAAagtaaaattgatttaaaacaatgtctaaattttatatttcaaaataaaattattttgaaagtaataccaaaaaagtattgaaaaaataaccaaaaaacaGTTAATGCCGGTGTAGTAGGAGAGAATTAGCGAAAAATAGGGTAGGACAAAAATGGTATAAAGCTGAGATTTTGCAGAGAGAAAGTAGACAGTGTCTGGATGAGCGTAGAAAAAAGCCCCGTTGATTGCGCCACGGGAACATCCCATTTGGGGTACAAAAAGGGGCAATTTTGACAGCACCAAAGTACCATAAACTTTATATCGTTGGATCGAAAGTTTTATGCtgatcaatatttatataaaaactattacttgaaaaaaaatattttttaagttatttacgTTTGAAAAGTGTAAAATcgttaaaatgttatatttttcgttttcaaaacataataatataacttttgtCTGTGcgcaattttaaatgaaaaaaaactagaaaataatatattcttttaaaataactttaagactTGAAtgcaaatttctttaaaattagatGTCCGATATCTTACTTTTCTCAAAACAAATCATCAAATAAATTTCTCTCGTTTTCAATTTCATCACTTGAATcttcttcaatttcaaaatcctaaaaatgcaagttatttgtattccaaaaaaaacaaaaatatttaaagattatgtgtatatttaaaaaataaaatttaccgTTT containing:
- the LOC100206203 gene encoding translocon-associated protein subunit delta; translated protein: MQLLLSILVILSASFVKSESCTTPSVVVHTYTSRSIALSTEVDYIADFSVKCKEGSNRLNLYAELEPGHIVPVAYNDANNQYQVSWSKPHKTAVVGTTSVRVFNDEGLSAYRKAERNNEGTDKVEALLKVEVYHPGVSREGLFVQTEFLAVVVALLVWWMGNSWRSQIME